One Tachysurus fulvidraco isolate hzauxx_2018 chromosome 2, HZAU_PFXX_2.0, whole genome shotgun sequence DNA segment encodes these proteins:
- the elovl1b gene encoding elongation of very long chain fatty acids protein 1b: MLETVRTRMLEVYDKLVAGRDPRLSGYPLMESPVNMTAILLGYLFFVLYAGPRLMANRKPFDLKGPMIFYNFCLVFLSIFIVYEFLMSGWATGYTWRCDLCDYSDSPQGLRMVRVAWLFLFSKFIELLDTVFFVLRKKHSQITFLHIFHHSFMPWTWWWGVSFAPGGMGSFHAMVNSVVHVIMYFYYGLSAAGPRFQKYLWWKKYMTAIQLVQFVLVSLHATQYYFMSSCDYQVPVVIHLIWVYGTFFFILFSNFWYQAYVKGKRLPKSTEQPIKKGKAGTSSASLSNGATTVTNGAALVANSNGVHHKNGLANGKKHYENGSTHNGKMKKA; encoded by the exons ATGCTGGAGACGGTCAGAACCAGAATGCTGGAGGTGTACGACAAACTCGTAGCGGGGAGAG ACCCACGACTGAGTGGATACCCGCTGATGGAGAGTCCGGTCAACATGACTGCGATTCTGCTCGGCTATCTCTTCTTTGTACTGTACGCAGGCCCTCGGTTAATGGCCAATCGCAAACCCTTCGATCTGAAAGGCCCGATGATTTTCTACaacttttgtttggtttttctgtCTATCTTCATTGTATATGAG tTCTTAATGTCAGGATGGGCTACAGGATATACGTGGAGATGTGACCTGTGTGATTACTCCGACAGCCCCCAAGGACTTAGG ATGGTCCGAGTGGCCTGGCTGTTCCTCTTCTCAAAGTTCATTGAACTGTTAGATACG GTGTTTTTTGTATTACGTAAGAAACACAGTCAGATTACTTTCCTCCACATCTTCCACCATTCTTTCATGCCCTGGACCTGGTGGTGGGGCGTTAGCTTCGCTCCTG GTGGAATGGGCTCATTTCATGCCATGGTCAACTCGGTGGTCCATGTGATCATGTACTTCTACTATGGCCTCTCTGCTGCAGGACCTCGCTTCCAGAAATACCTCTGGTGGAAGAAATACATGACCGCCATCCAGCTG GTTCAGTTTGTGCTGGTGTCCCTTCATGCTACACAGTATTACTTCATGTCTAGCTGTGATTACCAAGTGCCTGTGGTCATCCACCTTATCTGGGTGTATGGCaccttcttcttcatcctcttctCCAACTTCTGGTACCAGGCCTACGTCAAGGGCAAGAGGCTGCCCAAGAGCACTGAACAGCCGATTAAGAAAGGCAAAGCCGGCACTTCTTCTGCATCTCTGTCCAACGGAGCCACGACCGTCACTAACGGAGCCGCTCTTGTGGCGAATAGCAATGGCGTACATCATAAGAACGGCCTGGCCAACGGGAAGAAGCACTACGAGAACGGAAGCACTCACAACGGAAAGATGAAGAAAGCCTAA
- the zfyve9b gene encoding zinc finger FYVE domain-containing protein 9, translated as MRQAVSATLSVWGERRLGYTSLNDSREALLEDSCLMPGLKEDSVVEEKELADGDQDEQEAVVGSSPSTPPAVTQSDGASPENLEANTLSSALRSESNSGRRGSMNINVHENGSTTVRRGSLGALLVQRCSSLGSTAPQWVPDSQAPVCMKCGSRFSFTKRRHHCRACGKVFCVVCCDLRFRLTHLGGKEGRVCVTCHDTLINKTLRKEQKKVWFADSVLSKNETSSANNTPTHRDSMQTNAPAAAHVVSADQTDMPNSPCLEHQEVVNSPKGSSAKPLPHKGLPPILTSTGVKGDYTVEEKRTETSLLEELEQGQTEPLVFVLNANLLAMVKIVSYVNRRCWCVTSKGMHAVGQPEVVVLLQCLPEEKRFPTDIFNHFIQIYWDAQTAGKLLNHLSHSLAARGFLDSEEHAGFLYVRPTLQSLDGLPLPPQPFLFGLLILRAESPWARAFPLRLMLRLGAEYRFYPCPLFSVRFREPLFGQINNSIMRLLVDFRFYRYTLPVVTGLMVDLEARSTCITIPKSRHAELLKVLSKSNEKLLAMGACFNERADSHLICVQTADGQYQTQAISIHSQPRRITGSCFFVFSGALKASSGYLAKSSIVEDGLLVQVTMETMLDLRRALRDMRDFTLTCGKLHQSERQEYVHIRWQDEEPHFNKGIISPIDGKSMESITCIKAHQRLEYRASGKVIRWTEVFFLQREEPYNGPNSYAHHNRLTERLARAFCLALCNSLSLLKEDGMTKLALRVTLDGQKMEFLAGSNGQPLPPHYQDSLNQSLSAVVQSVCQRHGHTALQLELIFYILEDIA; from the exons ATGAGGCAAGCTGTGAGCGCCACACTCTCGGTGTGGGGTGAGAGGCGCTTGGGGTACACCTCTCTAAACGACTCTAGGGAGGCGCTGCTGGAGGACAGCTGCCTGATGCCTGGGCTTAAAGAGGACTCTGTTGTGGAAGAGAAGGAGCTGGCAGACGGCGATCAGGATGAACAGGAGGCAGTTGTGGGATCCTCACCGTCCACACCTCCAGCAGTGACTCAGAGTGATGGAGCTTCACCTGAAAATCTGGAGGCAAACACGCTGTCATCTGCGCTCAGATCAGAATCGAATTCAGGTCGTCGGGGCAGTATGAACATAAACGTTCATGAGAATGGATCCACTACAGTGAGAAGGGGCTCTCTTGGTGCTCTACTTGTGCAGCGTTGCAGTTCTCTAGGCTCCACAGCCCCACAGTGGGTCCCGGATTCTCAGGCACctgtgtgtatgaaatgtggCTCCAGATTCTCCTTTACAAAGAGGAGGCACCACTGCAGAGCCTGCGGGAAG GTGTTCTGTGTGGTCTGCTGTGACTTGAGATTCAGATTGACTCACCTGGGTGGAAAAGAGGGTCGGGTCTGTGTCACCTGTCACGATACTCTCATTAACA AGACCCTTCGTAAGGAACAAAAGAAAGTATGGTTTGCTGACAGCGTTTTATCCAAAAACGAGACATCTAGTGCCAACAATACTCCGACCCACAGAGATTCAATGCAGACAAATGCACCTGCAGCAGCTCATGTTGTATCTGCAGACCAGACT GATATGCCAAACTCTCCTTGTTTGGAGCATCAGGAAGTGGTTAACAGTCCTAAAGGGAGCTCAGCTAAGCCCTTACCCCATAAAGGACTTCCCCCTATCCTCACCTCTACAGGTGTTAAAGGAG ATTACACAGTGGAGGAAAAGCGAACAGAAACTTCGTTGTTAGAGGAGCTTGAGCAAGGTCAAACCGAGCCTCTGGTATTCGTCCTCAACGCCAACCTTCTGGCCATGGTGAAGATCGTCAGCT ATGTAAACCGGAGGTGCTGGTGTGTGACATCTAAAGGTATGCATGCAGTGGGTCAGCCAGAGGTGGTGGTGCTTTTACAGTGTTTACCAGAAGAGAAGCGATTCCCTACAGACATCTTCAATCACTTTATTCAAATCTACTGGGATGCCCAGACAG CGGGAAAGCTCTTGAATCATCTGAGTCATTCTTTGGCTGCACGAGGCTTTCTAGACAGCGAGGAGCATGCTGGTTTTCTCTATGTGCGTCCCACGTTACAGTCGTTGGACGGCCTGCCGCTGCCCCCCCAGCCCTTTCTGTTTGGCCTGCTCATTCTTCGGGCTGAGAGTCCTTGGGCCAGGGCCTTCCCCCTGCGTCTCATGCTACGTTTGGGAGCTGAGTATAGAT TCTATCCCTGTCCTCTGTTCAGTGTACGATTCAGAGAGCCACTGTTTGGTCAGATCAACAACAGCATTATGAGACTCCTTGTG GACTTCCGCTTTTACCGTTACACATTGCCAGTAGTTACAGGGCTCATGGTTGATTTGGAGGCACGGAGCACGTGCATCACGATCCCGAAAAGCCGTCACGCTGAG CTGCTGAAGGTGCTGAGTAAGTCGAACGAGAAACTGCTGGCGATGGGCGCTTGCTTTAATGAGCGTGCCGACTCCCACCTCATCTGTGTGCAGACTGCGGATGGACAGTACCAGACTCAGGCGATCAGCATCCATAGCCAGCCTCGCAGAa TTACAGGCTCCTGTTTTTTCGTGTTCAGCGGTGCACTGAAGGCTTCATCAGGATATCTGGCCAAATCCAGCATTGTTGAAG ATGGATTGTTAGTCCAAGTGACCATGGAAACCATGCTGGACCTACGGCGAGCTCTTCGAGACATGAGAGACTTCACTTTGACCTGTGGAAAACTCCACCAATCCGAACGACAGGAATACGTACACATTCGGTGGCAGGATGAAGAGCCACATTTCAATAAGGG CATAATCAGTCCTATTGATGGCAAATCTATGGAATCCATCACTTGTATAAAAGCGCACCAGAGATTAGAGTATCGAGCGAGTGGGAAGGTCATACGGTGGACAGag GTATTCTTCCTTCAGAGGGAGGAGCCGTATAACGGCCCCAACAGTTACGCCCATCATAACCGTCTGACGGAGCGACTGGCACGAGCGTTCTGCTTGGCACTGTGCAATTCTCTGAGCCTGTTAAAAGAGGATGGTATGACCAAATTAGCACTGCGGGTCACCCTGGATGGACAGAAG atgGAGTTCCTGGCAGGCAGTAACGGTCAGCCGCTGCCACCGCATTACCAGGACAGTCTGAACCAGTCCCTAAGTGCAGTTGTCCAAAGTGTGTGCCAGCGTCACGGACACACAGCCCTCCAGCTAGAGCTCATTTTTTACATCCTGGAGGACATCGCGTAG